The following coding sequences lie in one Aspergillus puulaauensis MK2 DNA, chromosome 3, nearly complete sequence genomic window:
- a CDS encoding putative nucleoside-diphosphate-sugar epimerases (COG:S;~EggNog:ENOG410PMPG;~InterPro:IPR036291) produces MRLILTGATGLVGSAALNHILNLPKGEISALYILSRSPVPMAENQPNVTVIQHKNFNEYPPDLLEKLKGADGCIWAQGISQSLVSKDEYVKITLDYPLAAAEAFSTLSDSFNFVYVSGEGATQSPGRFTPLFGRVKGQAESALLELAKKHPNLKPYSVRPAYVDTANDPEVLKAMLSRPEQQTWKARSLHTVFGPVMRNVFTSSDSPTQYLGKFLTDMAKGDGKPLGENGVSGNGRIIPNVVFRKLVGL; encoded by the exons ATGCGTCTCATCCTCACCGGCGCCACGGGCCTAGTCGGCTCCGCAGCCCTAAACCACATCCTCAACCTTCCCAAGGGCGAGATCTCAGCGCTGTACATCCTCAGCCGCAGTCCTGTGCCTATGGCGGAGAACCAGCCCAATGTTACCGTCATCCAACACAAGAACTTCAATGAGTATCCTCCCGACCTCTTGGAGAAACTGAAGGGCGCGGACGGATGCATCTGGGCGCAAGGGATCTCCCAATCTCTTGTTTCCAAAGA CGAGTATGTTAAAATCACACTCGACTACCCTCTCGCTGCAGCAGAGGCGTTCTCCACGCTCTCGGACTCGTTCAACTTTGTCTACGTGTCTGGGGAAGGT GCAACCCAATCTCCCGGCCGATTCACCCCCTTATTTGGGCGCGTCAAGGGACAAGCCGAATCAGCTCTCCTCGAGCTCGCGAAAAAGCACCCTAATCTGAAACCCTATTCCGTGCGCCCGGCCTACGTGGATACGGCGAACGACCCGGAAGTCCTCAAGGCCATGCTGTCTCGGCCGGAGCAGCAAACTTGGAAGGCGAGATCACTTCATACCGTCTTTGGTCCCGTTATGAGGAATGTGTTTACCAGTAGTGATTCGCCGACGCAGTATCTTGGGAAATTCCTGACGGATATGGCGAAAGGTGACGGAAAACCGTTGGGCGAGAACGGGGTTTCTGGGAATGGCAGGATTATCCCGAATGTGGTTTTTCGGAAGCTGGTTGGACTTTGA
- a CDS encoding uncharacterized protein (COG:M;~EggNog:ENOG410Q2HB;~TransMembrane:2 (i9-28o99-121i)) gives MPKSRLTRYLGYIAVPTLAAGYGVHLGLTHLETKYPALSPESTGSKALRIPPKPGQHCAYTDIYAARVPLRALEARARRHNENSIVKNDRDAKVSREEIWAQSLLSSLIFCVEGSIIGLFAKGEYSPGDLGENGFSPIPADPSADGQIQPRVLLNGVLTVQREPVSSEQDSDSNGLLVSWTMADPPRLFFEKIARLGYPWRLMSGGRHEMSVSEQFEVEDKGSSLDKLVEKLLPAWSIRMHRGYARLILDRAVRELESELNDEK, from the exons ATGCCAAAAAGCCGCCTCACTCGATACCTCGGCTATATCGCCGTTCCAACCCTCGCAGCAGGATATGGCGTGCATCTAGGCCTCACACACTTGGAAACTAAATACCCAGCTCTATCCCCAGAATCAACGGGTAGCAAAGCGCTCCGAATACCACCAAAACCTGGCCAACACTGCGCGTATACCGACATATACGCCGCTCGAGTTCCGCTCCGTGCGCTGGAAGCGCGAGCAAGGAGACACAACGAGAACAGCATAGTCAAGAATGACAGGGATGCGAAAGTCTCACGCGAAGAAATATGGGCGCAGTCGCTATTGTCCTCGCTAATCTTTTGCGTCGAGGGCTCAATTATCGGGCTTTTTGCGAAGGGGGAGTACTCGCCCGGCGACCTTGGCGAGAATGGGTTCTCGCCAATACCTGCGGACCCCAGTGCAGATGGGCAAATCCAACCACGGGTGCTGCTTAACGGTGTTTTGACTGTCCAGCGGGAGCCGGTGTCTTCCGAGCAAGATTCAGATAGTAATGGGCTGCTAGTCTCATGGACAATGGCAGATCCACCGCGGTTGTTTTTTGAGAAGATTGCTCGTTTGGGGTACCCCTGGAGACTTATGTCCGGTGGCCGACATGAGATGAGTGTGTCGGAGCAGTTCGAGGTTGAAGACAAGGGTAGCAGTCTTGACAAGCTCGTGGAG AAGCTTTTACCTGCGTGGTCGATCCGGATGCATCGCGGGTACGCTCGGTTGATTCTTGATCGCGCCGTGAGAGAACTGGAGAGCGAGCTTAACGATGAGAAATGA
- a CDS encoding LysM peptidoglycan-binding domain-containing protein (CAZy:CBM50;~COG:S;~EggNog:ENOG410PUY9;~InterPro:IPR018392,IPR036779;~PFAM:PF01476;~SECRETED:SignalP(1-17)), with product MFRHYLTLLLLFTCAFATIIQDRADAKDIPPSETSPSQATRPGTVKNCVAWFPAKRGDTCDKIVHLFNISLPDFFKWNPDLDKNCEKNLGKLLVLCGCWKTAQPSSSSHYQHQNYQLTGSATTSTTSTSSGSSTSGASGSSSPLIPSGSPTPSSSTHLDPTGSYSTTNPITTYTPPPPTSRNDTWPPTHTQPGNPEGCNRWHRVAVGDTCDTIQARYAVWVSPEQLLEWNPGLAEDCAFPFVGYWVCVGQPLNTTFTYYPPDIGTTTTVPEPTNHTSTVFPTNSTTWMPSPTQNGLAKDCQNYYQANKTDTCATIIERFYHLTEKKLHDWNPGLKYDCSGISAGYYYCVAAFPRGQEPMPPTVTTVPSPISTDTVKECTAWYRAREPDTCIYISLKFGTFSTKEFISWNPSVREDCSLMQVDKWYCVAVPDTPTTRTEPFPTAMPTLFPRQPNIIESCTWFWPVLKGDTCSSIIKKNGITLTQFTAWNPDVVDK from the exons ATGTTTAGGCACTACTTAACGCTGCTCCTGCTTTTCACCTGCGCTTTTGCTACGATCATCCAAGATCGTGCTGATGCAAAAGATATACCACCCTCAGAGACCTCTCCGTCCCAGGCAACTCGTCCTGGAACAGTCAAAAACTGCGTTGCTTGGTTCCCTGCCAAGCGTGGCGACACGTGCGACAAGATAGTGCATTTGTTCAATATCTCTTTGCCAGATTTCTTCAAATGGAACCCAGACTTGGATAAGAATTGTGAGAAGAACCTGGGAAAACTACTCGTATTGTGTGGGTGTTGGAAAACCGCCcaaccctccagctcctcccacTACCAGCACCAAAACTACCAGC TCACTGGTAGTGCCACCACTTCTACCACATCGACTTCCTCTGGCTCATCAACGTCTGGTGCGTCTGGTTCTTCTAGTCCTTTGATTCCTTCTGGCTCGCCAACACCTTCCAGCTCTACCCACCTCGACCCCACTGGATCATACTCAACAACTAATCCCATCACGACGTACACCCCGCCTCCCCCTACTAGTAGGAATGACACATGGCCCCCAACACACACACAACCCGGGAATCCGGAAGGGTGTAACAGATGGCATCgtgttgctgttggtgaTACCTGCGACACAATTCAGGCTCGCTATGCCGTATGGGTGAGCCCTGAACAGCT ACTAGAGTGGAATCCAGGCCTTGCCGAGGACTGTGCATTCCCCTTCGTCGGCTACTGGGTGTGCGTCGGCCAGCCACTAAATACCACGTTCACCTACTACCCTCCTGATATTGGTACTACAACCACAGTGCCTGAGCCTACGAATCACACATCCACAGTATTCCCCACAAATTCAACCACTTGGATGCCTTCTCCGACCCAAAATGGACTCGCCAAAGACTGCCAGAATTATTACCAGGCCAATAAG ACTGATACCTGCGCGACGATAATCGAGCGGTTCTACCACCTTACTGAGAAGAAGCTTCACGACTGGAATCCCGGTTTGAAGTATGATTGCTCCGGAATTTCAGCCGGCTACTATTACTGCGTTGCAGCTTTTCCGAGGGGCCAAGAGCCTATGCCACCAACAGTGACCACTGTGCCATCCCCAATCAGCACCGACACAGTCAAAGAATGTACTGCTTGGTACAGGGCACGCGAACCAGATACATGTATCTATATCTCTCTCAAGTTCGGCACCTTCTCGACAAAAGAGTTCATCAGTTGGAACCCTTCTGTGCGCGAGGACTGTTCTTTAATGCAG GTTGATAAATGGTATTGCGTAGCAGTACCCGACACACCAACAACACGCACAGAGCCTTTCCCAACAGCGATGCCAACTCTGTTCCCTCGCCAACCAAACATTATAGAATCATGCACTTGGTTCTGGCCTGTCTTGAA GGGTGATACCTGCTCCAGCATTATCAAAAAGAATGGAATTACCCTCACACAATTCACGGCCTGGAACCCCGACGTCGTTGACAAATAG